One genomic window of Eggerthella timonensis includes the following:
- the lanM gene encoding type 2 lanthipeptide synthetase LanM, with translation MTTSNVFNIGQFTIDERISIIKKLGVPDDLTFYGNTEKWTARKSTVNSKVFANILRLNNWPIACFERSIDPGFEFPLSEEPEESPIEEAIRLIDNCFDSDDASSYAYLIRHFLHKFDQDISASRSNLHDKLSEKAKANIMECLANRLLSIAVKVFVLELNRMKQEGALSGDTAEARFESFIAIAGSKSNLKGLYCRYPAMTRKLVVATEYYTSFVNSFFEHLTETWSSIEDTFFHGARKLCIEELAMEQGDTHAKGKSVVVIRFNEGSIVYKPRNLKIERCFDRIVQYFNDSEMILDIKMPSSIYKNDFTLSEFIEQKPCVSKEEVERYYIRYGQLLAMMYLCNGSDMHYENIISNAEYPIAVDLETLFNTPTGYENDDLYDNRITTEIRTSVVSSIMLPQKTQLDAKGNSIDMSGLSGYGQTISKKDYIPKDLNTDNARFELGNVSIGESKNGVYYNDLRIDYSEYVGQIVDGFKRVMSCFLASKDDYIELVRSLPDYAIRLLFRDTGKYMQFLLFTRHPSCLVDFAEVEKVLENLYTHPVSNKRIAQLEYRDMLFDNVPIFYAHLDSRNVESSAGDIVKDALMSTPREAVIEKLQSISIENVEKQIGIVKMRTLGRKGMEINHELHHATIANTLDSLEFAESIAREMIESAYFNHDKATAQWLVVSQGVINDFDLGPAPCDYYNGLVGFAQLFKTLSRICENEEYNNLYNYISNSALGSLQVTAADSGFFGLHSLLRFADLIDEDDPCQESFMSYLASLDQYFPSYLDRATNADWLQGLSGVIPLYLRLFEIMGDDRYLSNAIAAAHRTLDLIDGSQTVGGNVGIGHGLSGHIVSLSKLYEATKNRIYLDRIEEFSMMCAETIQTGPDLPATWCNGTLGYLLGQHYVKKVTGSFPAPEIVPKLHRSLDDARFRTDCLCHGNCGRIQYYLDISKLDDNKLYSEKAERFCNELIRSDVQSGNIKIDHFTGITNYSLFTGLAGVALTVANSLHPAISLSPFI, from the coding sequence ATGACTACTTCGAATGTATTTAATATCGGGCAGTTTACAATCGACGAAAGGATCTCCATAATTAAAAAACTTGGCGTGCCGGATGATCTTACATTTTACGGAAACACTGAAAAGTGGACGGCGAGAAAGAGCACTGTAAACTCAAAAGTTTTCGCCAACATTCTAAGACTCAACAACTGGCCGATTGCATGTTTCGAACGTAGCATTGACCCAGGTTTTGAGTTTCCGTTGTCGGAGGAGCCGGAAGAAAGCCCGATCGAAGAGGCAATCCGCCTCATTGACAATTGCTTCGATTCGGATGATGCATCATCTTATGCATACCTGATACGTCATTTTCTTCATAAATTCGATCAAGATATATCAGCTTCGCGATCAAATTTGCACGATAAGCTCTCCGAAAAAGCAAAAGCCAACATAATGGAGTGCCTTGCGAATAGATTGCTGTCTATCGCTGTGAAGGTCTTTGTCCTTGAATTGAACAGAATGAAGCAAGAAGGTGCACTTTCAGGTGACACGGCAGAAGCCCGTTTTGAGAGCTTTATTGCTATCGCAGGCTCCAAAAGTAACCTCAAAGGGCTTTACTGCCGTTATCCGGCAATGACGAGAAAGCTGGTCGTTGCTACGGAATATTACACTTCCTTCGTTAATAGTTTTTTTGAGCATCTGACCGAAACCTGGTCAAGCATTGAAGACACCTTCTTCCATGGAGCGCGAAAGCTCTGCATTGAAGAATTGGCTATGGAGCAAGGAGATACGCACGCTAAAGGGAAGTCCGTCGTTGTAATCCGCTTTAACGAGGGAAGTATTGTGTACAAACCGCGCAATCTCAAAATTGAACGATGTTTCGATCGAATTGTCCAATACTTCAACGATTCAGAAATGATCCTTGATATTAAAATGCCATCGTCGATCTATAAAAACGACTTCACATTGTCGGAGTTCATTGAGCAGAAGCCATGCGTTTCGAAAGAAGAGGTTGAGAGATACTACATCAGATATGGACAGCTGCTTGCCATGATGTACTTGTGCAATGGAAGTGACATGCATTATGAAAATATCATTTCAAATGCAGAATACCCTATTGCAGTAGATCTTGAAACTTTATTCAACACGCCGACGGGGTACGAAAACGACGATTTGTACGACAATCGAATCACAACCGAAATAAGGACTTCCGTCGTTTCGAGCATTATGCTTCCGCAGAAAACGCAATTAGATGCCAAGGGCAATTCAATTGACATGAGCGGATTGTCTGGATACGGGCAAACGATTAGCAAGAAGGACTATATACCCAAAGATTTAAACACTGATAATGCGCGTTTTGAATTAGGCAATGTTTCGATCGGCGAAAGCAAGAATGGAGTCTACTATAACGACCTTAGAATTGACTACTCCGAATACGTTGGTCAGATAGTTGATGGATTCAAGAGGGTTATGTCATGTTTCTTGGCCAGCAAGGACGATTACATTGAGCTTGTCAGGTCTCTGCCGGACTATGCAATAAGACTTCTTTTCAGAGATACCGGAAAATATATGCAATTTCTTCTGTTTACTAGGCATCCAAGCTGTCTCGTTGATTTTGCGGAAGTAGAAAAGGTTCTAGAAAATCTCTATACCCATCCCGTCTCGAACAAACGTATCGCACAACTGGAGTATCGCGACATGCTTTTTGACAACGTTCCTATCTTTTATGCGCATCTGGACAGCAGGAACGTAGAGAGCTCGGCCGGTGACATTGTCAAAGATGCTCTCATGAGTACTCCTCGAGAAGCTGTGATTGAGAAATTGCAATCGATTTCTATTGAAAACGTAGAAAAGCAAATTGGTATCGTTAAAATGCGTACGCTCGGCCGCAAAGGGATGGAAATCAACCACGAACTTCATCATGCGACGATTGCGAATACGCTTGATAGCCTCGAGTTCGCAGAATCGATTGCTCGCGAGATGATAGAATCAGCATATTTTAACCATGACAAAGCGACGGCGCAATGGCTGGTTGTTTCTCAGGGAGTCATAAATGATTTCGATCTCGGACCGGCTCCCTGTGATTACTACAACGGACTTGTTGGATTTGCCCAACTGTTTAAAACGCTGAGTCGGATTTGCGAAAATGAAGAATACAATAATTTATATAATTACATATCAAATTCTGCTCTGGGAAGCCTCCAAGTCACTGCGGCCGATAGCGGGTTCTTCGGACTTCATTCGCTTTTGAGGTTCGCTGATCTTATCGATGAGGATGATCCGTGCCAAGAGTCCTTCATGTCATATTTGGCCAGCTTGGATCAGTATTTTCCATCGTATCTGGATCGAGCCACAAATGCCGATTGGCTGCAAGGCTTATCCGGAGTCATACCCCTATATCTGAGACTTTTCGAGATAATGGGCGATGATCGCTATTTGTCCAACGCTATTGCTGCAGCCCATCGCACTCTTGACTTAATTGATGGCTCACAGACGGTCGGTGGCAACGTAGGCATAGGGCATGGACTATCGGGCCATATCGTGTCTTTGTCAAAATTATACGAAGCGACCAAAAATAGAATATATCTTGATCGCATTGAAGAATTTAGCATGATGTGTGCTGAAACGATACAGACAGGCCCCGATCTGCCTGCCACATGGTGCAACGGAACCCTCGGATATTTGCTGGGGCAACATTATGTAAAAAAGGTTACTGGGAGCTTTCCTGCGCCAGAAATCGTACCAAAGCTTCATCGCAGCTTAGACGATGCCCGTTTTCGAACCGACTGTCTCTGTCATGGCAATTGTGGCAGGATACAGTACTACCTTGATATTAGTAAGCTCGACGATAATAAATTATACTCCGAAAAGGCCGAGCGATTTTGTAATGAGCTTATTCGCTCTGACGTTCAAAGCGGCAACATCAAAATTGATCATTTTACCGGAATTACGAACTATAGCCTGTTTACAGGCTTGGCCGGGGTCGCACTTACTGTTGCGAATAGTTTACATCCCGCTATTTCCCTATCTCCTTTTATTTAA
- a CDS encoding lichenicidin A2 family type 2 lantibiotic, producing the protein MDQQIVGLRFEDLSDSEMNFVTGGDGIAPMSTPALSLPWTTYIVGSYLSAVSGAAVSWVASAFTNCA; encoded by the coding sequence ATGGATCAACAGATTGTTGGCTTGAGGTTTGAGGATTTATCCGACAGTGAGATGAATTTTGTAACAGGTGGCGATGGTATCGCTCCTATGTCGACTCCGGCACTCAGTCTTCCGTGGACAACATACATTGTCGGCAGCTACCTCTCAGCGGTTTCCGGAGCAGCCGTGTCATGGGTTGCATCAGCATTTACGAATTGCGCATAG
- a CDS encoding lichenicidin A2 family type 2 lantibiotic, translated as MDMDNPILVGQKFEDLTMEDMAFIAGGDGIAPASVTPASPLSTLSFATAGSALVSIGVSLVSYVTTH; from the coding sequence ATGGACATGGACAACCCTATTCTCGTAGGTCAGAAATTTGAAGACCTGACAATGGAAGATATGGCATTCATCGCGGGCGGTGATGGCATAGCGCCGGCGTCCGTAACGCCTGCTTCGCCGCTTTCAACCCTCTCGTTTGCGACGGCGGGTTCGGCTCTCGTCTCTATTGGAGTGAGCTTGGTTTCGTATGTCACCACGCATTAA
- a CDS encoding transposase has product MRPVHRLRERDRLPHAAANRVADRFHVVQLLAKAVDRMRAAGDARRRRRSWQFPVGQGPFSF; this is encoded by the coding sequence CTGCGACCTGTCCATCGCCTTCGCGAGCGGGATCGCCTTCCACATGCCGCCGCCAACCGCGTCGCAGATCGCTTCCACGTGGTCCAACTGCTCGCGAAGGCGGTCGACCGCATGCGGGCCGCCGGAGACGCGCGTCGAAGGAGAAGGTCATGGCAATTTCCCGTCGGGCAGGGCCCATTCTCCTTTTGA
- a CDS encoding LysR family transcriptional regulator, with amino-acid sequence MRQTLNVNQLEYYVATVQHGSYAKAAQVLYLTPQAISKAVNDLEKELNVVLMTKAGRSVRPTAFGLTFCEKANRILYSLTELKLSAQDARVEKPLTSSISLAISISPHRGSAIHPEDFDEFKLRNPGISLITRCNSSGVCLNAVEEGVFDGAIILGPANKPDMNSIKVFGVEPVIVVDKSHRLASRESIVLSDLAEEYIALPNDFRYCLSIITDKLENAGFLPNYVELPPFTKGHEDFLGIHCGAMFAMDDNYVRGLYPNAKFIPLSKSATFEIPVYFVHRADNQNPLLSSLAYYISSLAR; translated from the coding sequence ATGAGGCAAACATTGAATGTCAATCAACTTGAGTATTATGTGGCCACTGTGCAACACGGCAGTTATGCGAAAGCTGCGCAAGTTCTATATCTGACCCCGCAGGCAATATCTAAAGCAGTTAACGATTTGGAAAAAGAACTGAATGTGGTCTTAATGACTAAAGCGGGAAGAAGTGTAAGGCCCACAGCTTTTGGATTAACCTTCTGTGAGAAGGCTAATAGAATTTTATATTCTCTAACTGAGCTAAAACTGTCTGCTCAAGACGCCCGTGTTGAAAAGCCTCTTACTTCATCAATATCTCTGGCAATATCCATTTCGCCCCATCGAGGATCGGCAATTCATCCAGAAGACTTCGATGAGTTTAAATTGCGCAATCCTGGCATCTCGTTAATAACGAGATGTAACTCAAGTGGGGTGTGTCTGAACGCTGTCGAGGAAGGGGTTTTCGATGGGGCCATTATCCTTGGGCCGGCCAATAAGCCCGACATGAATTCTATCAAAGTCTTCGGCGTTGAGCCGGTCATCGTGGTTGATAAATCCCATCGTCTCGCCTCGCGCGAAAGTATTGTTTTAAGCGATCTCGCCGAAGAATATATCGCATTACCAAATGACTTCAGATACTGTCTATCAATAATCACCGACAAATTGGAGAATGCGGGCTTCCTTCCGAACTATGTCGAGCTTCCTCCGTTCACGAAAGGCCATGAAGATTTTTTGGGTATCCATTGCGGTGCGATGTTCGCAATGGACGATAATTACGTGCGCGGTCTTTACCCCAACGCAAAGTTTATTCCGTTATCGAAAAGTGCCACATTTGAGATACCCGTGTACTTTGTGCATCGTGCCGACAATCAGAATCCTCTTTTATCGAGCCTGGCGTATTACATTTCCTCACTCGCGCGATAG
- a CDS encoding helix-turn-helix domain-containing protein → MGVVIRLDRVLADRKMTLCELSERVGISTVSLSRMKTGKVQGFKLSTLARICDVLDCQPGDLLEYVRD, encoded by the coding sequence ATGGGTGTAGTTATAAGACTTGATCGCGTCCTGGCTGATCGGAAAATGACCCTCTGCGAATTGTCGGAAAGAGTTGGTATTTCGACAGTGAGCTTGTCTCGAATGAAAACTGGCAAAGTTCAAGGATTCAAACTCTCCACTTTGGCTCGGATTTGCGATGTCTTAGACTGCCAACCTGGCGACCTTTTAGAATACGTTCGCGATTGA
- a CDS encoding RNA polymerase sigma factor, with protein MSAENRAQPRRTEAFMARAMADWGDAVYRLALGQTRSKADAEDVYQDVFMRLYSDATEFTSTEHLKAWLLRVTINRCRDLAKSTWNRRTVAFDPVRDDVAELVRDPADADVWDAVGQLPDNLRSSVHLHYVEGYTTDEIARMLNSQPATVRTWLSRARARVKDLLIARKEREGAHAAPLPPIAADPCDPRKEVPHD; from the coding sequence ATGTCAGCTGAAAACCGCGCGCAGCCGCGCCGCACTGAGGCGTTCATGGCCCGCGCCATGGCCGACTGGGGCGACGCTGTGTATCGCCTGGCACTGGGTCAAACGCGCTCGAAGGCCGACGCCGAGGACGTGTACCAAGACGTGTTCATGCGGCTGTACAGCGACGCAACCGAATTCACGAGCACCGAGCATCTGAAGGCGTGGCTGCTGCGCGTGACCATAAACCGCTGCCGCGACCTGGCAAAATCGACTTGGAACCGCCGCACCGTCGCGTTCGACCCCGTGCGCGACGACGTTGCCGAGCTCGTGCGCGACCCCGCCGATGCCGACGTGTGGGATGCGGTCGGACAGCTGCCCGACAACCTGCGCTCGTCCGTGCACCTGCACTACGTCGAGGGATACACCACCGACGAGATAGCCCGCATGCTGAACAGCCAGCCCGCCACCGTGCGCACCTGGCTCTCCCGTGCCCGTGCGCGGGTGAAAGACCTGCTCATAGCCCGAAAGGAGCGGGAGGGCGCGCACGCTGCGCCCCTTCCTCCCATCGCAGCCGACCCCTGCGACCCCCGAAAGGAGGTGCCCCATGACTGA
- a CDS encoding RNA polymerase sigma factor: protein MRLPFQRHTNRTAARGGSKQLRSDAFLRRAMDAWGDTVLRVALAQTGSPSDADDVFQDVFMRLLENDTAFESDEHLKAWLLRVTINRCHDLARSVWNRRTEGFERQHVDVAAPDAFRADIWEVVGALPADLRAVVHLFYVEGYATEEIAAIMGCRPSTVRTRLHRARQQLRTSLQDEMDEPSHRPEPSRERS, encoded by the coding sequence ATGCGCTTGCCGTTCCAACGACATACGAACCGCACCGCTGCGCGCGGCGGTTCCAAACAGCTGCGCTCGGACGCGTTCCTTCGCCGCGCCATGGACGCATGGGGCGATACCGTGCTGCGCGTCGCGCTTGCGCAGACCGGCTCGCCGAGCGATGCCGACGACGTGTTCCAGGACGTGTTCATGCGTCTGCTGGAGAACGACACCGCATTCGAAAGCGATGAGCACCTGAAGGCATGGCTGCTGCGCGTTACCATCAACCGTTGCCACGACCTGGCGCGTTCGGTTTGGAACCGTCGCACCGAGGGCTTCGAGCGGCAGCACGTCGACGTTGCCGCGCCCGACGCGTTCCGCGCCGACATCTGGGAGGTGGTTGGCGCGCTGCCGGCCGATCTGCGCGCCGTGGTGCACCTGTTCTACGTCGAGGGATACGCCACCGAAGAGATCGCAGCCATCATGGGATGCCGTCCCAGCACCGTGCGCACCCGCCTCCACCGAGCTCGCCAGCAGCTGCGAACATCGCTGCAGGACGAGATGGACGAACCTTCGCATCGCCCCGAGCCAAGCCGGGAGAGGAGTTGA
- a CDS encoding PDDEXK nuclease domain-containing protein, translated as MDDSMVRADAAVYDSVRDTLAAARKRAAVAVNDAMVEAYWEIGRQIVEAQGDRAEYGKHLMEYLSERLTNEFGKGFTERALRHMRQFHLAFPIRNTLCSELSWSHYRLLIRVVDERKRLFYMREAVDQRWTVRQLDREIHSFYYERLLATREEGREGVRQEVKQLEPTTEADGLLKDPYVLDFLDMGGRTQYREDELEQALMDRLQEFLLELGKGFAFVARQQRIAAETENYYVDLVFYNCILKCYVLIDLKTGKISPQDVGQMDFYVRLFDDRCTQPDDNPTIGIILCATKDATVAKYSALADKKGLFASRYTLCLPTEEELARALEPTSVLFLE; from the coding sequence ATGGACGATTCCATGGTTCGCGCCGATGCTGCGGTGTACGATTCGGTTCGCGATACGCTGGCTGCTGCGCGAAAACGCGCCGCAGTTGCCGTGAACGACGCGATGGTCGAGGCGTATTGGGAGATCGGGCGCCAGATCGTGGAAGCGCAAGGAGATCGCGCCGAGTACGGCAAGCACCTGATGGAGTACTTGTCCGAGCGGCTGACGAATGAGTTCGGGAAGGGGTTTACTGAGCGTGCTCTTCGGCACATGAGGCAGTTTCACCTAGCCTTTCCAATTCGGAACACACTGTGTTCCGAATTGAGCTGGTCTCATTATCGCCTGCTCATACGTGTGGTGGATGAGAGAAAGCGCCTGTTCTATATGCGCGAAGCCGTCGATCAGCGGTGGACTGTGCGCCAGCTCGATCGCGAGATCCACTCCTTCTACTACGAGCGCCTCCTTGCCACACGCGAAGAGGGGCGCGAAGGCGTGCGGCAAGAGGTGAAACAGCTCGAGCCGACTACCGAAGCTGACGGGCTGCTCAAAGACCCGTATGTGCTCGACTTCCTCGACATGGGCGGACGCACGCAGTATCGTGAAGACGAGTTGGAGCAAGCGCTCATGGACCGACTCCAAGAGTTTCTCTTGGAGCTGGGCAAAGGGTTCGCGTTCGTCGCGCGCCAGCAACGCATCGCGGCGGAGACGGAGAACTACTACGTCGATCTCGTATTCTACAACTGCATCCTCAAATGTTACGTGCTCATCGACCTCAAGACGGGGAAGATCTCACCGCAGGACGTCGGCCAGATGGACTTCTACGTGCGCTTGTTCGACGATCGTTGCACGCAGCCGGACGATAACCCCACCATCGGCATCATCCTCTGCGCAACGAAGGACGCCACCGTGGCCAAGTACTCCGCGTTGGCCGACAAGAAAGGGCTGTTCGCGTCGCGCTACACGCTTTGCCTGCCAACCGAGGAGGAGCTGGCGCGAGCCCTTGAGCCTACGAGCGTCCTGTTCCTCGAGTGA
- a CDS encoding ribonucleoside triphosphate reductase: MYEVQKRDGKIAEFDIAKISSAIAKAFDALEKQYHPSTIDLLALNVTAHFEPRIKDGIVSVEDVQDSVEEVLSTAGYADVAKSYILYRKQREKVRNANATLLDYKDLVDQYVKVEDWRVKENSTVTYSVGGLILSNSGAITANYWLSEIYDDEVAKAHRNADIHLHDLSMLTGYCAGWSLKQLIQEGLGGVPGKITSKPASHLSSLCNQMVNFLGIMQNEWAGAQAFSSFDTYLAPFVKVDDLTYEETKQCVESFVFGVNTPSRWGTQAPFSNITLDWVCPADLRDQPAIVGGKEMDFTYGDCKAEMDMVNKAFIEIMIEGDANGRGFQYPIPTYSITRDFDWSETENNKLLFEMTSKYGTPYFSNYINSDMEPSDVRSMCCRLRLDLRELRKKSGGFFGSGESTGSIGVVTINMPRLAYLATDEADFYRRLDHLMDVSARSLHTKREVVTRLLDAGLYPYTKRYLGTFENHFSTIGLVGMNEACLNAQWLRADMTQEPAQAFTKDVLNHMRARLADYQEEYGDLYNLEATPAESTTYRFAKHDKEQFPDIITANEQGKPYYTNSSHLPVGFTDDIFSALDVQDGLQTLYTSGTVFHAFLGEKLPDWKAAATLVRKIAENYKLPYYTMSPTYSVCKNHGYIAGEVYECPCCHEETEVYSRITGYYRPVKNWNDGKSQEFADRVEYDLGHSHLTREGAVAVTAAAETVGQAGSHVTIPVAEQAADHSTLPAGLYLVATRTCPNCKFAAAEMDAAGIAYEELLAEENVELAQRYRIMQAPTLLSVAADGSVDVIPGAAAVFQHINATKAQVTA, encoded by the coding sequence ATGTACGAGGTTCAAAAGCGCGACGGCAAGATCGCGGAATTCGACATCGCAAAGATTTCGAGCGCCATCGCCAAAGCGTTCGACGCGTTGGAGAAACAGTACCATCCTTCCACGATCGACCTGTTGGCCCTCAACGTGACCGCGCATTTCGAACCTCGCATCAAAGACGGCATCGTCAGCGTCGAGGACGTGCAGGACAGCGTGGAGGAGGTGCTTTCCACGGCCGGGTACGCCGACGTGGCGAAGTCCTACATCCTGTACCGCAAGCAGCGCGAGAAGGTGCGTAACGCCAACGCGACGCTGCTCGACTACAAGGACCTCGTGGACCAGTACGTCAAGGTGGAGGACTGGCGCGTGAAGGAGAACTCCACGGTCACGTACTCCGTCGGCGGCCTGATCCTCTCGAACTCGGGCGCCATCACGGCGAACTACTGGCTCAGCGAGATCTACGACGACGAGGTGGCGAAGGCCCACCGCAACGCCGACATCCACCTGCACGATCTGTCCATGCTGACGGGTTACTGCGCGGGTTGGTCGCTCAAGCAGCTCATCCAGGAAGGCCTCGGCGGCGTGCCGGGCAAGATCACTTCGAAGCCGGCCAGCCACTTGTCCAGCCTCTGCAACCAGATGGTGAACTTCCTCGGCATCATGCAGAACGAATGGGCCGGCGCCCAGGCGTTTTCGAGCTTCGACACGTACCTCGCGCCCTTCGTGAAGGTCGACGATCTCACGTACGAGGAAACGAAGCAGTGCGTCGAGTCGTTCGTGTTCGGCGTCAACACGCCGTCGCGTTGGGGCACGCAGGCGCCGTTCAGCAACATCACGCTCGACTGGGTGTGCCCGGCCGACCTGCGCGACCAGCCGGCCATCGTGGGCGGCAAGGAGATGGACTTCACCTACGGCGACTGCAAGGCCGAGATGGACATGGTGAACAAGGCGTTCATCGAGATCATGATCGAGGGCGACGCGAACGGCCGCGGCTTCCAGTACCCCATCCCCACGTACTCCATCACGCGCGACTTCGACTGGAGCGAAACCGAGAACAACAAGCTGCTGTTCGAGATGACCTCGAAGTACGGCACGCCCTACTTCTCCAACTACATCAACTCCGACATGGAGCCGTCCGACGTGCGTTCCATGTGCTGCCGTTTGCGCCTCGACCTGCGCGAACTGCGCAAGAAGTCGGGCGGGTTCTTCGGCTCGGGCGAGTCCACGGGCTCCATCGGCGTCGTCACCATCAACATGCCGCGCCTGGCCTACCTCGCCACCGACGAGGCCGACTTCTACCGTCGTCTCGATCATCTCATGGACGTCTCCGCGCGCTCGCTGCACACGAAGCGCGAAGTGGTCACGCGCCTGCTCGACGCGGGCCTGTACCCGTACACGAAGCGCTACCTGGGCACGTTCGAGAACCACTTCTCTACGATCGGCCTCGTGGGCATGAACGAAGCGTGCCTGAACGCGCAGTGGCTGCGCGCAGACATGACGCAGGAGCCGGCGCAGGCGTTCACGAAGGACGTGCTCAACCACATGCGCGCTCGTCTGGCCGACTACCAGGAGGAATACGGCGACCTGTACAACCTCGAGGCCACGCCGGCCGAGAGCACCACGTACCGCTTCGCCAAGCACGACAAGGAGCAGTTCCCCGACATCATCACGGCCAACGAGCAGGGCAAACCGTACTACACGAACTCGTCGCACCTGCCGGTGGGCTTCACCGACGACATCTTCAGCGCGCTCGACGTGCAGGACGGGCTGCAGACGTTGTACACGTCCGGCACCGTGTTCCATGCGTTCTTGGGCGAGAAGCTGCCCGATTGGAAGGCAGCCGCCACGCTCGTGCGCAAGATCGCCGAGAACTACAAGCTGCCGTATTACACCATGTCGCCCACGTATTCCGTGTGCAAGAACCACGGCTACATCGCTGGCGAGGTGTACGAGTGCCCGTGCTGCCACGAGGAGACTGAGGTGTACTCGCGTATCACCGGCTACTACCGTCCGGTGAAAAACTGGAACGACGGCAAGTCGCAAGAATTCGCCGATCGCGTGGAGTACGACCTGGGGCATTCGCATCTGACGCGCGAAGGCGCCGTGGCCGTGACGGCGGCGGCCGAGACCGTCGGGCAAGCTGGCTCGCACGTGACGATCCCCGTTGCGGAGCAAGCCGCCGACCATAGCACGCTTCCCGCGGGCCTCTACCTCGTCGCCACGCGCACGTGCCCGAACTGCAAGTTCGCTGCCGCCGAGATGGATGCCGCCGGCATCGCGTACGAGGAGCTGCTGGCCGAAGAGAACGTGGAGCTCGCTCAACGCTACCGCATCATGCAGGCGCCGACGCTGCTGTCCGTGGCCGCCGACGGCTCCGTGGACGTCATCCCGGGCGCCGCGGCCGTGTTTCAGCACATCAACGCGACGAAAGCGCAGGTGACCGCCTAA
- a CDS encoding pyridoxamine 5'-phosphate oxidase family protein has product MTHFPLRRAERAMSRDEALAVLDAAEFVTVSTVDDDGMPYGVPLSFVRMGEALYFHATNEGGHKTVDFRRDNRVCATAVTGVKAFFEDDDFTTSFRSVMAFGRIREVSDVGEFKHALVNLCMKYVPEAKHGIGKAMELEGPHTAVWAIDIDELSGKARSGPRHADAGADAAGACAIAGARETA; this is encoded by the coding sequence ATGACCCATTTCCCCCTGCGCCGTGCCGAGCGCGCCATGTCTCGCGACGAGGCGCTGGCCGTGCTCGACGCCGCGGAGTTCGTCACGGTGTCCACCGTGGACGACGACGGCATGCCCTACGGCGTGCCGCTCTCCTTCGTGCGCATGGGCGAGGCGCTGTACTTCCACGCCACAAACGAAGGCGGCCACAAGACGGTCGACTTCCGACGCGACAACCGCGTGTGCGCGACCGCGGTGACGGGCGTCAAGGCGTTCTTCGAGGACGACGATTTCACTACGAGCTTCCGGTCGGTCATGGCGTTCGGTCGCATCCGCGAGGTGTCCGACGTGGGCGAGTTCAAGCACGCGCTGGTGAACCTGTGCATGAAGTACGTGCCCGAGGCGAAGCACGGCATCGGGAAGGCGATGGAGCTGGAAGGACCGCACACGGCTGTGTGGGCCATCGACATCGACGAGCTCAGCGGCAAGGCGCGCTCAGGCCCCCGCCACGCGGATGCGGGTGCGGACGCCGCAGGTGCCTGCGCGATCGCGGGCGCACGGGAGACGGCGTAG